From Virgibacillus ihumii, the proteins below share one genomic window:
- the pheA gene encoding prephenate dehydratase: MVSIGYLGPKGTFTKLAVDSAFNGGEKYSFETIPECIDAVGNGQIDIGVVPLENAIEGTVQLTVDYLVHQVRLPIFAEIVVPVQQHLLVNSEFNGDMNDIKEIHSHSHAIAQCHQFIHSYLPDAKLNFTTSTGSAAELVSNDNANMAAIGNKLAAKEYGLQLWKENIHDYPNNHTRFAVIAKDENLVRINHEVDAEKTSMLITLPSDYAGALYQVLAAFAWRKMNLSKIESRPMKTGLGNYFFIVDVNQPYDDVLFPGVKAELEALGCKVQVLGTYSVYEMKL; encoded by the coding sequence TTGGTGAGCATAGGATACTTAGGTCCAAAAGGGACATTCACAAAATTGGCAGTTGATTCAGCTTTCAATGGAGGAGAAAAATATAGCTTTGAAACGATTCCTGAATGTATCGATGCTGTAGGAAACGGGCAAATTGATATTGGTGTCGTTCCACTTGAAAATGCGATAGAGGGTACGGTTCAATTAACGGTTGATTACCTTGTTCATCAGGTACGATTACCAATTTTTGCGGAAATAGTTGTACCTGTCCAACAGCATTTACTCGTTAATTCAGAATTTAACGGTGACATGAATGATATAAAGGAAATTCATTCGCATAGCCACGCGATTGCCCAGTGTCATCAGTTTATCCACAGTTACTTACCTGATGCCAAACTAAATTTTACAACGTCAACAGGGAGTGCAGCTGAATTAGTGAGCAATGACAATGCTAATATGGCTGCTATAGGAAATAAGCTGGCAGCTAAAGAATACGGTCTTCAGCTGTGGAAGGAAAATATTCATGATTATCCGAATAACCATACTAGGTTTGCGGTTATTGCCAAAGATGAAAATCTGGTACGAATAAATCATGAAGTAGATGCCGAAAAAACCAGTATGCTGATTACACTTCCAAGTGATTATGCAGGGGCGCTTTACCAGGTACTGGCAGCGTTTGCGTGGCGAAAAATGAATTTATCCAAGATTGAATCACGACCGATGAAAACCGGCTTGGGAAATTATTTCTTTATTGTCGATGTGAATCAGCCATATGATGATGTATTATTTCCTGGGGTAAAAGCTGAGCTGGAGGCACTGGGATGCAAAGTGCAAGTGCTTGGTACATACTCGGTTTATGAAATGAAATTATAA
- the obgE gene encoding GTPase ObgE — translation MFVDQVSVYVKAGDGGNGLVGYRREKYVPKGGPAGGDGGNGGDVIFKVDEGLNTLMDFRYTKHYKAKRGENGMSKNQHGKNANALIVSVPPGTTVTDETTGEVIADLTVHEQEAVIAKGGRGGRGNTRFASPKNPAPDFAENGEPGIERNIKVELKLIADVGLVGFPSVGKSTLLSVMSAAKPKIADYHFTTLAPNLGVVDAGDQRSFVIADLPGLIEGAHKGVGLGYQFLRHVERTRVILHVVDMAGMEERDPYDDFLKINEELKAYDPELVERPQIIAANKMEMPGAEENLAVFKSKLSGEYPVFPLSALTKQGLRDIIYTIAGTLDTIPKKAPEVEDTDEKVVYRYKKEEVPFVISRDSDGSYVLSGAKIEKLFKMTDFSRDEGVQRFARQIRAMGVDDELRKQGAKDGDTIRLMDFEFEFIE, via the coding sequence ATGTTTGTCGATCAGGTTAGTGTATATGTGAAAGCAGGAGATGGCGGAAACGGTCTTGTCGGCTACCGTCGTGAGAAATATGTTCCAAAAGGCGGACCTGCCGGGGGTGACGGTGGAAATGGCGGCGATGTCATTTTTAAAGTGGATGAAGGATTAAACACGCTAATGGACTTTCGATATACGAAGCATTACAAGGCGAAGCGCGGAGAAAATGGCATGAGCAAGAACCAACATGGCAAAAATGCAAATGCATTAATTGTTTCTGTTCCACCGGGTACAACCGTTACTGATGAAACTACCGGGGAGGTAATTGCTGATTTAACCGTACATGAACAGGAAGCGGTGATTGCCAAGGGTGGTCGTGGCGGCCGGGGTAATACGAGGTTTGCCAGCCCTAAAAACCCTGCACCGGATTTTGCTGAAAATGGTGAACCGGGGATTGAACGCAATATAAAAGTGGAGCTGAAACTAATTGCTGATGTGGGACTAGTAGGATTTCCAAGCGTCGGGAAATCAACTTTGCTTTCGGTAATGAGTGCGGCAAAACCTAAAATTGCGGATTATCACTTCACCACATTAGCACCGAATCTAGGTGTTGTTGATGCAGGTGATCAACGCAGTTTTGTCATTGCTGACCTTCCCGGTTTGATTGAAGGAGCACATAAAGGAGTCGGTTTGGGTTATCAGTTTCTGCGTCATGTGGAACGGACAAGGGTGATTCTCCACGTGGTGGACATGGCAGGTATGGAAGAAAGGGACCCGTATGATGATTTTTTGAAAATAAATGAGGAATTAAAAGCATACGACCCTGAATTGGTGGAACGCCCTCAGATTATTGCAGCCAATAAAATGGAGATGCCCGGAGCAGAGGAAAATTTGGCCGTGTTTAAGTCGAAACTGTCTGGAGAATATCCTGTTTTTCCGCTTTCTGCTCTTACAAAACAGGGGTTGCGCGATATAATATATACAATAGCTGGTACACTGGATACCATTCCGAAAAAAGCACCCGAAGTTGAAGATACCGATGAAAAAGTGGTATACAGGTATAAGAAAGAAGAAGTTCCATTTGTCATTTCACGTGATTCAGATGGTTCATATGTGTTATCCGGGGCCAAAATCGAGAAATTGTTTAAGATGACCGATTTTTCCAGAGATGAAGGTGTACAGCGTTTTGCCAGACAAATCCGTGCAATGGGTGTGGATGATGAACTGCGTAAACAAGGTGCAAAAGATGGTGACACCATCCGGCTGATGGATTTTGAATTCGAGTTTATCGAGTAA
- a CDS encoding Spo0B domain-containing protein — protein sequence MLEEDVIQILRHNRHDLMNHLQIVQGYLSMDKPEKARSKLETFMKLMEEERKLVNLNIPKFALCLIQFNTNYQNFRLSYHIHTARQDLRSLDDMLVEQCRYLMGQIADAADEMELYMVNLQLNELDEVGKSGVEVKLAVQGNFTSEIKIKRKDSVDLSPMVSQSDEGIICSIQIPCD from the coding sequence ATGCTTGAAGAAGATGTAATCCAAATTTTACGGCATAATCGGCATGATTTGATGAATCATCTGCAAATTGTTCAGGGATATTTGAGCATGGATAAACCTGAGAAGGCCAGATCAAAACTGGAAACGTTTATGAAACTTATGGAAGAGGAACGTAAGCTTGTAAATTTGAACATACCGAAGTTTGCTTTGTGTCTTATTCAGTTTAACACCAATTACCAGAATTTCCGTTTATCCTATCATATACATACGGCCAGGCAGGATTTACGTTCGTTGGATGACATGCTTGTAGAGCAGTGCAGATATCTTATGGGCCAGATAGCTGATGCAGCTGATGAAATGGAGCTTTATATGGTAAACTTGCAACTGAATGAGCTGGACGAGGTAGGTAAATCTGGCGTTGAAGTGAAATTAGCTGTTCAGGGTAACTTTACATCGGAAATAAAAATAAAACGTAAGGATAGCGTGGATCTGTCTCCAATGGTGAGTCAAAGTGATGAAGGTATTATATGCTCTATTCAGATCCCATGCGATTGA
- the rpmA gene encoding 50S ribosomal protein L27 codes for MLRLDLQFFSQKKGAGSTKNGRDSESKRLGAKRGDGQFVTGGSIIFRQRGTKIYPGTNVGRGGDDTLFSKIDGVVKFERYGRDRKKVSVYPVAKEA; via the coding sequence ATGCTACGTCTTGATTTGCAGTTTTTCTCTCAGAAAAAAGGTGCCGGTAGTACCAAAAACGGTCGTGATTCAGAGTCAAAACGCCTTGGTGCTAAACGTGGCGATGGTCAGTTTGTAACAGGTGGATCGATTATTTTCCGTCAACGCGGAACAAAAATTTATCCTGGTACAAATGTTGGCCGCGGCGGAGATGACACACTGTTTTCAAAAATCGATGGTGTCGTTAAATTTGAACGGTATGGACGCGATCGTAAAAAAGTCAGTGTCTACCCGGTTGCCAAAGAAGCATAG
- a CDS encoding ribosomal-processing cysteine protease Prp, whose product MINVTVFRNNKQITGFELSGHAESGPYGYDLVCAGVSSVSFGAVNAVMEMTDIELVIDQGAEGGYLRVIVPENITKEQMNIVQLLFEGMIISLETIVREYNQFIEIHNNEGGTPNATS is encoded by the coding sequence ATGATTAATGTAACTGTATTTCGAAATAATAAACAAATAACCGGTTTTGAATTATCGGGACATGCTGAAAGTGGTCCATATGGTTATGATCTTGTATGTGCCGGGGTTTCATCCGTTTCGTTTGGTGCGGTGAATGCAGTTATGGAAATGACCGATATTGAACTGGTAATTGATCAGGGAGCTGAAGGTGGATATCTTCGGGTCATTGTTCCTGAAAATATTACGAAAGAACAGATGAATATCGTTCAGCTTTTATTTGAAGGAATGATAATTTCCCTCGAAACAATTGTACGAGAGTATAACCAGTTTATTGAAATTCACAATAATGAAGGAGGTACACCAAATGCTACGTCTTGA
- the rplU gene encoding 50S ribosomal protein L21 — translation MYAIIETGGKQVKVEEGQEIFVEKVSADANDAVTFDKVLFIGGDDVKVGAPYVDGATVTAKVEKHGRQKKVTVFKYKRRKNYHRKQGHRQPYTKLVVDKINA, via the coding sequence GTGTACGCGATAATCGAAACAGGTGGTAAACAGGTAAAGGTTGAAGAAGGACAGGAAATTTTCGTTGAAAAGGTTTCAGCAGATGCAAATGACGCTGTTACGTTTGATAAAGTTCTTTTCATCGGTGGAGATGATGTTAAAGTTGGAGCTCCATACGTGGATGGTGCAACTGTCACTGCAAAAGTTGAGAAACATGGCCGTCAGAAGAAGGTTACTGTTTTCAAATATAAGCGCAGAAAGAATTATCATCGTAAACAAGGTCACCGTCAGCCGTATACGAAATTAGTAGTGGATAAAATTAATGCATAA
- a CDS encoding site-2 protease family protein, whose translation MTILRKVVPEIRLHPILFVFIIISFLTGTFVSLFVIMTIVLIHELGHYLMAAFFRWRIRRVMIWVFGGVMDTDEHGTKPLYQEILVTIAGPFQHLVIYLLLILFLQLQFIPHSMVELAFFYNSVILLFNLLPIWPLDGGKLLFLLLSSRLAYRKAYNWVILFSMFVCMLGLIVQLFFISFTLSSFVLFMFLLMENRTDWKQRYYVFIRFLLRRYYGQTYVKGVLPIEVSHNCGLMNVFSKFHREKKHPIYITYPGSMRRSIDEMDCLYSYFHERHFRRTVGEVDSYIVK comes from the coding sequence TTGACGATACTCCGTAAGGTTGTCCCGGAAATAAGGTTGCATCCAATTCTGTTCGTCTTTATTATCATTTCTTTTCTAACTGGTACATTTGTTTCATTATTTGTAATCATGACAATTGTGTTGATCCATGAATTGGGTCACTACCTGATGGCTGCCTTTTTCAGGTGGCGAATCAGAAGGGTTATGATTTGGGTTTTCGGTGGTGTCATGGACACGGATGAACATGGCACAAAGCCACTGTATCAGGAAATACTTGTGACAATCGCTGGGCCTTTTCAGCATTTGGTGATTTATTTACTGCTAATATTGTTTTTGCAATTGCAGTTCATCCCGCATTCAATGGTTGAATTGGCATTTTTTTATAATTCCGTTATTCTTCTATTCAATTTACTCCCGATCTGGCCGTTGGATGGGGGGAAGCTTTTATTTCTGCTTCTCTCATCTCGGCTTGCATACCGGAAAGCATACAATTGGGTGATATTGTTTTCGATGTTTGTTTGTATGCTTGGCTTAATTGTTCAATTGTTTTTTATATCGTTTACGCTTAGTTCGTTCGTGTTGTTTATGTTTTTGCTAATGGAAAACAGAACAGACTGGAAACAACGATATTACGTATTTATACGTTTTTTGTTAAGAAGGTATTATGGACAGACATATGTGAAAGGAGTATTGCCAATCGAAGTATCGCATAATTGCGGGCTGATGAACGTTTTCAGTAAATTTCACCGGGAAAAGAAACATCCCATCTATATTACATACCCCGGGTCAATGCGCAGGTCAATCGATGAGATGGACTGTCTGTACAGTTATTTTCATGAACGGCATTTTCGTAGAACAGTCGGAGAAGTGGACAGCTATATTGTTAAATGA
- a CDS encoding M23 family metallopeptidase — protein sequence MSKGIKQVRKSINQRKRMRGLSQQDGASSKPVFPPFPEEEEKHGYFPMFQDNTSKNWSSGRTDKRISSFIVKAMFSVMLFLGAAFLFQAEDEWLTEPKQWASNALTEEFPFASVNSWYQETFGKPMAIAPNQQQNQSDTSPLAMPVTGSVSESFQENGTGIMIKPGATTEVSALRQGVVIFAGNDSETGKTIVVQHADNSKTTYGYLSDINVHLYEPVDAQQKLGKFKPTAERKTVYFAIEKNDTFIDPVQVIKVDDTP from the coding sequence ATGAGCAAAGGGATTAAGCAGGTCAGAAAATCGATAAACCAGCGTAAGCGGATGCGTGGGCTGAGTCAACAAGATGGAGCATCATCAAAACCGGTTTTTCCACCGTTTCCGGAGGAGGAAGAAAAACACGGGTATTTTCCGATGTTTCAGGATAATACTTCGAAAAACTGGTCATCCGGCAGGACTGATAAACGGATTTCATCTTTTATCGTAAAAGCGATGTTTTCAGTCATGTTGTTTTTGGGGGCCGCTTTCTTATTTCAGGCGGAAGATGAATGGTTAACCGAACCGAAACAATGGGCAAGCAATGCTTTAACCGAGGAATTTCCGTTTGCCAGTGTAAACAGCTGGTACCAGGAAACATTTGGCAAGCCCATGGCTATCGCCCCCAATCAGCAGCAGAACCAGTCTGACACATCACCACTTGCAATGCCTGTGACAGGAAGTGTCTCTGAGTCATTTCAGGAAAATGGGACAGGCATAATGATTAAACCTGGAGCGACGACTGAAGTGAGTGCCTTACGGCAAGGAGTGGTGATTTTCGCAGGAAATGATTCTGAAACTGGGAAAACGATTGTCGTTCAGCATGCAGATAACAGTAAAACAACATATGGTTATTTAAGCGATATTAACGTTCACTTATATGAACCTGTGGATGCACAGCAAAAGCTTGGAAAGTTTAAACCGACTGCCGAGAGGAAGACCGTTTATTTTGCTATTGAAAAAAATGATACATTCATTGATCCGGTACAGGTGATTAAAGTTGACGATACTCCGTAA
- the minD gene encoding septum site-determining protein MinD encodes MGEAIVITSGKGGVGKTTTTANIGTALALMGKKVCLIDTDIGLRNLDVVMGLENRIIYDIVDVIEERCKLKQALIKDKRFEFLSLLPAAQTSDKSAVTTAGMQKVIDELKQEYDYIVIDCPAGIEQGFQNAIAGADKAIVVTTPEKSSVRDADRIIGLLENADVESPKLVINRIRNHMMKNGDMIDIDDIIQILSIDLIGIVVDDDEVIKASNSGEPIAFQPNSKPSIAYRNIARRILGETVPLQSLEEEKGMFKKVKEFFGIRS; translated from the coding sequence ATGGGTGAAGCAATCGTTATTACTTCCGGTAAAGGCGGAGTTGGTAAAACGACAACAACTGCTAATATTGGTACTGCATTGGCATTGATGGGTAAAAAAGTATGCCTGATTGATACAGATATTGGGCTAAGGAACCTGGATGTTGTCATGGGCTTGGAAAACCGGATAATTTATGACATAGTCGATGTCATTGAGGAACGTTGCAAACTGAAGCAGGCTTTAATTAAGGACAAGCGGTTTGAGTTTTTGTCATTGCTTCCGGCGGCTCAGACAAGCGATAAATCTGCCGTTACAACCGCAGGAATGCAAAAAGTAATTGATGAACTTAAACAGGAATATGATTATATCGTTATTGACTGTCCGGCTGGTATTGAGCAAGGTTTCCAAAATGCAATTGCCGGAGCCGATAAGGCCATTGTTGTTACGACTCCTGAAAAATCAAGTGTACGGGATGCAGACCGTATTATCGGTTTATTGGAAAATGCGGATGTGGAATCTCCTAAACTAGTAATCAATCGAATCCGGAATCACATGATGAAAAACGGGGATATGATCGACATTGATGATATTATCCAAATTTTATCAATCGATCTGATCGGTATCGTTGTTGATGATGATGAAGTAATAAAAGCATCCAACAGTGGTGAACCGATTGCATTTCAGCCCAATTCCAAACCTTCGATAGCATACCGGAATATTGCACGGCGGATTTTGGGAGAAACCGTCCCGCTTCAGTCGCTGGAAGAAGAAAAAGGGATGTTTAAAAAGGTAAAGGAATTTTTTGGAATACGTTCATAA
- the minC gene encoding septum site-determining protein MinC, whose protein sequence is MPDNRQMITIKGTKDGLTLFINDSCSFDDVMNELNAKLSVYQPNHEEPEVAVTVKLGNRYLNDQQKNQINELISKNNYFSVQTFDSEVVRKNDAISWKEESDVKTVHRIVRSGQVLEITGDLLLIGDVNPGGSVITTGNVFIMGSLLGMAHAGSNGDKNAVIAASYMKPGQLRIADYISRAPDYEAEGVYMECGLIDEQQDKIVIDRLQVLSQKRKDLSGFERRIQNG, encoded by the coding sequence ATGCCAGACAATAGACAAATGATAACAATTAAAGGAACGAAAGACGGACTCACTTTGTTCATAAATGATTCCTGCTCCTTTGATGATGTAATGAATGAACTGAATGCAAAACTATCTGTGTATCAGCCTAATCATGAAGAACCGGAAGTGGCTGTCACGGTTAAATTAGGCAATCGCTATCTGAATGATCAACAAAAAAACCAAATAAATGAATTAATCAGTAAAAATAACTATTTTTCTGTTCAGACTTTTGATTCTGAAGTTGTTCGAAAAAATGATGCAATCAGTTGGAAAGAAGAAAGTGATGTAAAAACAGTCCACCGTATTGTCAGATCCGGACAGGTTTTAGAGATAACCGGTGATTTATTACTGATAGGGGACGTGAATCCCGGTGGCAGTGTGATAACAACCGGTAATGTTTTTATTATGGGAAGTTTGCTGGGGATGGCACATGCCGGTTCCAACGGTGATAAAAATGCGGTAATTGCGGCATCGTACATGAAGCCAGGACAGTTGCGAATTGCTGATTATATAAGCCGTGCTCCGGATTATGAAGCAGAAGGTGTATATATGGAATGCGGACTGATTGATGAACAGCAGGATAAAATAGTTATTGATCGGCTGCAGGTTTTATCGCAAAAGCGAAAAGATTTAAGCGGGTTTGAAAGGAGAATTCAGAATGGGTGA
- the mreD gene encoding rod shape-determining protein MreD, which yields MKRLIIPFILFVLLIMEGVALELLPVSLVTGDIVIVPHWILAFLVMMAIFYDRENTYMSILYGVIFGLLIDVVYTGVLGVYMFTYAVVIYIVHNLTKLLHANIFGVIVLGIVGLLLAEISINVVFSFVGLSEMKWSTYLLYRMLPTVLANLLFLLLLYPITYKWLVNWQQDDLRGKSVYL from the coding sequence ATGAAACGGTTGATTATTCCATTCATCCTGTTTGTGCTTCTTATAATGGAAGGTGTGGCATTGGAATTGCTTCCGGTTTCGCTTGTAACAGGCGATATTGTTATTGTACCTCACTGGATTCTGGCATTTCTGGTAATGATGGCTATTTTCTATGACCGTGAGAACACATATATGTCCATTTTATATGGAGTGATTTTTGGGTTATTGATTGATGTAGTGTACACAGGCGTGTTAGGTGTGTATATGTTTACTTATGCTGTTGTAATCTATATCGTTCATAACCTAACCAAACTGCTGCATGCCAATATATTCGGTGTAATTGTACTCGGAATAGTCGGGTTGTTACTGGCAGAAATCTCGATAAATGTTGTCTTTTCATTTGTAGGGCTGTCTGAAATGAAATGGAGCACGTACTTACTGTATCGAATGCTCCCTACAGTACTGGCCAATCTGCTCTTTTTGCTGCTCCTGTATCCCATTACGTATAAGTGGCTGGTCAATTGGCAGCAGGATGATTTACGCGGTAAGTCCGTTTATTTATGA
- the mreC gene encoding rod shape-determining protein MreC: protein MPFFQNKRLFILLIGIIVLVALIGYSLQDKRDLTTPEQFIKDTVGWAQSVVHTPVNFVTNVFTNIDDLKDTFEENKVLRNKLAQYKTLIYEVQELKEENEELRKLLDKTESGSIRDFNPIQATVLSRSPERWIEHVTINKGKQDGVRENMAVVTAGGMIGKIQSASQFTSTVQLLTGFDQFNRISATISREKGNDVFGLIQGFDKESGNLLFKIIEESDKNLKEGEMVLSSGMGGVFPAGLLIGTVQEVKPDKYGLTKTALVKPAADMYEINNVIVVDRVLEEHENSNQSEEGEG from the coding sequence ATGCCATTTTTTCAAAATAAACGATTATTCATCCTGCTTATTGGTATTATCGTTCTTGTTGCATTAATCGGGTACTCTTTACAGGACAAGAGGGACCTGACAACTCCGGAGCAGTTCATAAAAGACACTGTTGGATGGGCACAAAGTGTAGTACATACACCGGTGAATTTTGTAACAAATGTTTTTACCAATATAGACGACTTAAAAGACACGTTTGAAGAAAATAAGGTGTTGCGAAATAAACTGGCACAATATAAAACACTTATTTATGAGGTGCAGGAACTAAAAGAAGAAAACGAAGAACTCCGAAAGCTTCTTGATAAAACGGAATCTGGTTCCATCAGGGATTTTAATCCGATTCAGGCAACAGTTCTCTCCCGGTCTCCTGAACGGTGGATCGAGCACGTCACAATCAACAAAGGTAAGCAGGACGGCGTAAGGGAAAACATGGCGGTAGTTACGGCTGGGGGCATGATTGGAAAAATACAGTCTGCATCGCAGTTTACCTCTACTGTACAGCTCCTTACCGGTTTTGATCAGTTTAACCGGATATCAGCAACGATTTCACGTGAAAAAGGTAATGATGTTTTTGGTTTGATTCAAGGGTTTGATAAAGAGTCCGGTAATTTGCTGTTTAAGATTATTGAGGAATCCGATAAAAACCTGAAAGAAGGGGAAATGGTATTGTCCTCTGGTATGGGAGGAGTATTCCCGGCGGGGCTGTTAATTGGTACAGTCCAGGAGGTTAAACCCGACAAATATGGATTGACCAAGACTGCCTTGGTTAAGCCGGCGGCTGATATGTATGAAATCAATAATGTCATTGTTGTTGATCGTGTCCTTGAAGAACATGAAAATTCCAACCAATCGGAAGAGGGGGAGGGATAA
- a CDS encoding rod shape-determining protein, with protein sequence MGRFSLSQDFGIDLGTANTLVFVKNKGVVLREPTVVAKNMQTGDIEAVGSQARNMIGRTPGNISVVRPMKDGVIADYDTTAVLMKYYIKNAMKNRSFFARKPNVMICVPSGITMVEERAVIDATKQAGAKDAFPIAEPFAAAIGAGLPVWEPTGSMIVDIGGGTTEVAVISLGGIVTSQSIRKAGDNMDEAIIYYIRKHYNLMIGERSAESIKMDLGTAGEVTEDIEMDIRGRDLLTGLPKTIMITAKEIAVSLRDTVESIVNAVKTTLEKTPPELSADIVERGIVLSGGGALLRNLDKVISEETEMPVFIADDPLDSVAIGTGKSLEYIQHFRSHPNVSSRTTE encoded by the coding sequence TTGGGAAGGTTCAGTTTATCACAGGATTTTGGTATTGATCTGGGAACAGCCAATACACTTGTGTTTGTCAAAAATAAAGGTGTTGTCTTGCGTGAACCCACTGTTGTAGCCAAAAACATGCAGACTGGGGATATCGAAGCGGTGGGCAGTCAGGCGCGTAATATGATCGGACGGACACCTGGAAATATATCTGTTGTGCGTCCGATGAAGGATGGCGTAATTGCTGATTATGATACAACAGCTGTATTAATGAAATATTATATAAAAAATGCGATGAAGAACCGCTCATTTTTCGCAAGAAAGCCGAATGTTATGATATGTGTTCCATCGGGAATAACGATGGTGGAAGAAAGAGCAGTTATTGATGCTACTAAACAAGCTGGAGCTAAGGACGCTTTTCCCATTGCAGAACCTTTTGCTGCAGCTATAGGTGCTGGGCTTCCTGTCTGGGAACCAACAGGAAGTATGATTGTTGATATTGGCGGCGGAACTACAGAAGTCGCGGTTATTTCATTGGGAGGGATTGTGACAAGCCAGTCAATCCGTAAAGCCGGTGATAATATGGACGAAGCAATTATTTATTATATCCGCAAACATTACAATTTGATGATTGGAGAACGATCAGCAGAGTCAATCAAGATGGATCTTGGGACTGCAGGGGAAGTTACAGAAGATATTGAAATGGATATCAGAGGTCGTGACTTGCTTACAGGACTTCCCAAAACGATTATGATTACTGCAAAAGAAATAGCAGTTTCATTACGGGATACAGTGGAATCGATTGTTAATGCTGTCAAAACCACCCTGGAGAAAACACCTCCCGAATTATCAGCAGATATCGTGGAACGCGGTATTGTTTTATCCGGAGGAGGGGCTTTATTGCGAAACCTGGATAAAGTCATCAGCGAAGAGACAGAAATGCCTGTATTTATTGCCGATGATCCATTGGACAGTGTAGCTATCGGAACAGGTAAATCATTGGAATACATTCAGCACTTCCGCTCCCATCCGAATGTATCTTCCCGTACAACTGAGTAG
- the radC gene encoding RadC family protein translates to MESSTIMIKDVPKDDRPRERMLQLGAAHLSNQELLAILLGSGTREESVMTLSNRLLMHFEGLNLLKDATIEELTSIKGIGTAKGVLLLSAMELGRRMSQYKPNERYVIRSPEDGADYVMEEMRNLNQEHFVVLFLNTKNQIIHRQTIFIGSLNASIVHPREVYREAVKRSAASIICAHNHPSGDPSPSQEDIHVTRRLVECGKMIGIELLDHLVIGDRKFVSLKEKGYL, encoded by the coding sequence ATGGAGTCGTCAACGATAATGATTAAAGATGTACCGAAAGATGACCGCCCCAGGGAACGAATGCTGCAGTTGGGTGCAGCCCATTTATCAAATCAGGAACTTCTAGCTATTTTACTAGGAAGCGGAACAAGAGAAGAATCCGTTATGACTTTGTCCAACCGGCTGCTGATGCATTTTGAGGGGCTGAACCTGTTAAAAGACGCAACCATTGAAGAGTTGACCTCCATCAAAGGGATAGGAACGGCCAAAGGCGTTTTGCTTCTGTCAGCAATGGAACTCGGAAGAAGAATGAGCCAATATAAACCAAACGAAAGATATGTTATTCGCTCACCTGAAGATGGAGCGGATTATGTTATGGAGGAAATGCGTAATCTTAATCAGGAACATTTTGTTGTACTTTTTCTGAATACCAAAAATCAGATTATCCATCGGCAGACCATTTTTATCGGCAGTTTAAATGCTTCCATTGTTCATCCACGCGAAGTGTACAGGGAGGCGGTAAAACGATCCGCGGCCTCCATTATTTGTGCGCATAATCACCCTTCCGGCGACCCCAGTCCTTCCCAGGAAGATATTCATGTTACACGACGTCTTGTCGAATGCGGAAAAATGATAGGTATCGAATTACTTGACCATTTAGTGATTGGTGACCGGAAATTTGTGTCGTTAAAAGAAAAAGGTTATCTGTAA